From the Gallaecimonas kandeliae genome, one window contains:
- a CDS encoding metal-dependent hydrolase family protein, giving the protein MRKTMLAAALMAAFGSQAATLIQAGRLIDGTGKLLTEQTVVVDGDKISAVKAGYVAPGPGDKVIDLKGATLMPGLIDAHVHLSFQPGPNSYAEGTHFNPADYALRAVGLAKTTLEAGFTTVRDVGDVDNVSLSLRDAINKGEIEGPRIYAAGKIISTTGGHGDPTDGLSWALMGDPGPAQGVINGPIEARKAVRQHYKDGTDLIKITATGGVLSVERSGQNPQFMDDELQAIVATAKDYGMKVAVHAHGKEGMLRAIHAGVDSIEHGTYMDDEVMRAMKKAGTWYVPTIIAGKTVAANAEIAGYYPEMVRPKALAIGPQIEKTFSRAVKAGLKIAFGTDAGVYPHGQNAREFQYMVEGGMSPMQAILCATRNASELLGVDDELGSVSPGKLADLVAVQGDPLQDIKLMQKVSFVMKAGVLVKGP; this is encoded by the coding sequence ATGCGCAAGACAATGCTGGCCGCCGCCCTGATGGCGGCATTCGGGTCCCAGGCCGCCACCTTGATCCAGGCCGGCCGCCTGATCGACGGCACCGGCAAGCTGCTGACCGAGCAGACTGTGGTGGTGGACGGCGACAAGATCAGCGCCGTCAAGGCCGGCTATGTCGCCCCGGGCCCGGGGGACAAGGTCATAGACCTCAAGGGCGCCACCCTGATGCCGGGCCTCATCGACGCCCACGTCCACCTGAGCTTCCAGCCCGGCCCCAACAGCTATGCAGAAGGCACCCATTTCAACCCCGCCGACTACGCCCTGCGGGCCGTGGGCCTGGCCAAGACCACCCTGGAGGCGGGCTTCACCACGGTGCGGGACGTCGGCGACGTGGACAACGTCAGCCTCTCGTTGCGCGACGCCATCAACAAGGGGGAGATCGAAGGGCCCCGCATCTATGCGGCCGGCAAGATCATCTCCACCACCGGCGGCCACGGCGACCCCACCGACGGCCTGAGCTGGGCGCTGATGGGCGACCCTGGCCCGGCCCAGGGGGTGATCAACGGCCCTATTGAGGCCCGCAAGGCGGTGCGCCAGCACTACAAGGACGGCACCGACCTCATCAAGATCACCGCCACCGGCGGCGTGCTGTCGGTGGAGAGATCCGGCCAGAATCCCCAGTTCATGGACGACGAGCTGCAGGCCATAGTGGCTACGGCCAAGGACTACGGCATGAAGGTGGCCGTCCACGCCCACGGCAAGGAGGGCATGCTGAGAGCCATCCATGCCGGGGTCGACTCCATAGAACACGGCACCTACATGGACGACGAGGTGATGCGGGCCATGAAGAAGGCCGGCACCTGGTACGTGCCCACCATCATCGCCGGCAAGACGGTGGCGGCCAACGCCGAGATAGCGGGTTACTACCCGGAGATGGTGCGCCCCAAGGCCCTCGCCATAGGGCCGCAGATCGAAAAGACCTTCAGCCGCGCCGTCAAGGCCGGGCTCAAGATCGCCTTCGGCACCGACGCCGGCGTCTATCCCCACGGCCAGAACGCCAGGGAATTCCAGTACATGGTGGAAGGGGGCATGAGCCCCATGCAGGCCATCCTCTGCGCCACCCGCAACGCCTCGGAGCTGTTGGGGGTCGATGACGAGCTGGGGAGCGTCAGCCCCGGCAAGCTCGCCGATCTGGTGGCGGTGCAGGGTGACCCCTTGCAGGACATCAAGCTGATGCAAAAGGTGAGCTTCGTGATGAAGGCCGGCGTCCTGGTCAAGGGGCCCTGA
- a CDS encoding phosphatase PAP2 family protein, whose protein sequence is MARYPLALILGWALALLLAAWHGPDFWLAGHFYQWEGNQWALQENWLIKGFIHNQGRHLVALGYVTVLVGMAWNWKKPSGRRWRYLALTVPLILLAVGALKHLTNMDCPWSLAQFGGDRPFIGLFDSRPAGLPHSQCFPAGHASGGYAWLALYFAIPGRRKWALLPGLFLGLSFGIAQQLRGAHFLSHDVWTVMLSLTLSYLMARWLLPTAVPAPAPSAPAETAGESAPRTDAPGS, encoded by the coding sequence ATGGCTCGGTATCCTCTGGCACTGATCCTCGGCTGGGCCCTGGCCTTGCTGCTGGCGGCCTGGCACGGCCCCGACTTCTGGCTGGCCGGCCACTTCTACCAGTGGGAAGGGAACCAATGGGCCCTGCAGGAGAACTGGCTGATCAAGGGCTTCATCCACAACCAGGGCCGGCACCTGGTGGCCCTGGGTTATGTGACGGTGCTGGTCGGCATGGCCTGGAACTGGAAGAAGCCGTCCGGCCGCCGCTGGCGCTACCTGGCCCTGACGGTGCCGCTGATCTTGCTGGCGGTGGGCGCGCTCAAGCATCTCACCAACATGGACTGCCCCTGGAGCCTGGCCCAGTTCGGCGGTGACAGGCCCTTTATCGGCCTCTTCGACAGCCGCCCCGCCGGCCTGCCCCACAGCCAATGCTTCCCGGCCGGCCACGCCAGCGGCGGCTATGCCTGGCTGGCCCTCTACTTCGCCATACCGGGGCGGCGCAAATGGGCGCTGCTGCCGGGGCTCTTCCTGGGCCTGTCCTTCGGCATAGCCCAGCAGCTGCGCGGCGCCCACTTCCTGTCCCACGACGTCTGGACTGTGATGCTGAGCCTGACGCTGAGCTACCTCATGGCCCGCTGGCTGCTTCCCACAGCAGTTCCAGCGCCAGCGCCGTCAGCACCAGCTGAAACAGCAGGTGAAAGCGCGCCTCGGACAGACGCCCCAGGGTCCTGA
- a CDS encoding MarR family winged helix-turn-helix transcriptional regulator, with translation MTDKNPWYQDISTPALLRHARNTYGGAMRQALEEAGFEDIPGNGLYLIGGLAQGAGDAPLGQLVRELRITKQAAGQLVDTLVSRGYLQRTVDEQDRRKLVVSLTERGQAAAEVQTQARQRIDQALLARCGQAEVDSLRHGLATLIELGREARD, from the coding sequence ATGACGGACAAGAACCCCTGGTACCAGGACATCAGCACCCCGGCGCTGCTGCGCCACGCCCGCAACACCTACGGCGGCGCCATGCGCCAGGCCCTGGAGGAGGCGGGCTTTGAGGACATCCCCGGCAACGGCCTCTACCTCATCGGCGGCCTGGCCCAGGGGGCCGGCGATGCCCCCCTGGGGCAGCTGGTCAGGGAGCTGCGCATCACCAAGCAGGCGGCGGGCCAGCTGGTGGATACCCTGGTCAGCCGCGGTTACCTGCAAAGGACGGTGGACGAGCAGGACAGGCGTAAACTGGTGGTGAGCCTCACCGAGCGCGGCCAGGCCGCCGCCGAGGTCCAGACCCAGGCCCGCCAGCGCATCGATCAGGCCCTGCTGGCGCGCTGCGGCCAGGCGGAGGTGGACAGCCTGCGGCACGGCCTGGCGACCCTTATCGAGCTGGGGCGCGAAGCCAGGGACTGA
- a CDS encoding diacylglycerol kinase, which translates to MKPGHSGVKRLWLASQYSWQGLKAAWRAEAAVRQEILLIAVAVPVSFFLPVSPLERALMIASVLLVLVVELLNSAIEAVVDRIGAEHHELSGRAKDMGSAAVLITLIMAVLIWLGILWH; encoded by the coding sequence ATGAAACCTGGGCATAGCGGCGTGAAACGCCTCTGGCTGGCCAGCCAGTATTCCTGGCAGGGGCTCAAGGCCGCCTGGCGGGCCGAGGCGGCGGTGCGCCAGGAGATACTGCTGATAGCCGTGGCGGTGCCGGTCAGCTTCTTCCTGCCGGTCAGCCCCCTGGAGCGGGCCCTGATGATAGCAAGCGTGCTGCTGGTGCTGGTGGTGGAGCTGCTCAACTCCGCCATCGAAGCGGTGGTGGACCGCATCGGCGCCGAACACCACGAACTCTCAGGCCGCGCCAAAGACATGGGCTCGGCGGCCGTCCTCATCACTCTGATCATGGCGGTGCTGATATGGCTCGGTATCCTCTGGCACTGA
- a CDS encoding YkgJ family cysteine cluster protein, producing MTIAVKNITEPEVSCSNCQACCCRLEVMIISDTGVPRQHIALDKWGGETMLRLADGWCSALDRETFMCTIYENRPWICREFEMGSYECREERAELR from the coding sequence ATGACCATTGCTGTTAAAAACATAACCGAGCCTGAGGTGTCCTGTTCGAATTGTCAGGCTTGTTGTTGTCGTTTGGAGGTCATGATCATCAGTGATACAGGCGTTCCCAGGCAGCACATAGCCTTGGATAAGTGGGGCGGTGAAACCATGTTGCGCTTGGCCGATGGTTGGTGCTCGGCTTTGGACAGGGAAACTTTCATGTGCACCATCTATGAAAACCGGCCCTGGATCTGCCGGGAATTCGAAATGGGTTCATATGAATGCCGAGAGGAAAGGGCCGAGCTGAGGTAA
- a CDS encoding thioesterase family protein — protein MTQTPLSRDEILAFIGDLFTAQMPFNQVLGLKVTRYEADAVEVRFAMKKELLGNPVQRILHGGVTASVLDVVGGMAAIASVSDKFDGATVQALAEKFGKMGTIDMRVDYLRPGRGQEFVATAQVIRAGNKVAVTRMELHNEAGDHLAFGTGTYMVG, from the coding sequence TTGACCCAGACCCCATTGAGCCGCGACGAGATCCTGGCCTTTATCGGCGATCTCTTCACCGCCCAGATGCCCTTCAACCAGGTGCTTGGCCTCAAGGTGACCCGCTACGAGGCGGACGCCGTCGAGGTGCGCTTCGCCATGAAGAAGGAACTGCTGGGCAACCCGGTGCAGCGCATCCTGCACGGCGGCGTCACCGCCTCGGTGCTGGACGTGGTGGGGGGCATGGCCGCCATCGCCTCGGTGTCCGACAAGTTCGACGGCGCCACTGTCCAGGCCCTGGCCGAGAAGTTCGGCAAGATGGGCACCATCGACATGCGCGTCGACTACCTGCGCCCCGGCCGCGGCCAGGAATTCGTCGCCACCGCCCAGGTGATCCGCGCCGGCAACAAGGTGGCGGTGACCCGCATGGAGCTGCACAACGAGGCCGGCGACCACCTGGCTTTCGGCACCGGCACCTACATGGTCGGCTGA
- a CDS encoding sulfite exporter TauE/SafE family protein translates to MDWTFWGLTALSAATSFVTASMGAGGGAILIAAMALLLPPAAVIPVHGLVQLGSNLGRASLSWRHVHWPTLAVFVPFSLLGAALASLVLVRLPGNVLQLAIALFVLYLCWGPKLPKRVLGRAGLALAAAGTGFVSLFVGASGPLVAAFIKARSSDRFQTVATFACAMVVQHAPKALVFGLAGFAFRDWWPQILAMLLAGIAGTWLGLRTLGRLSEARFHLLFQLVLTALALELLWEAASGP, encoded by the coding sequence ATGGACTGGACCTTCTGGGGCCTGACGGCGCTTTCGGCCGCGACTTCCTTCGTCACCGCCAGCATGGGGGCCGGCGGCGGCGCCATCCTCATCGCCGCCATGGCGCTGCTGTTGCCGCCGGCCGCCGTGATACCGGTGCACGGCCTGGTGCAGCTGGGCTCCAACCTGGGCCGGGCCAGCCTGTCCTGGCGCCATGTGCATTGGCCCACCTTGGCGGTGTTCGTCCCCTTCAGCCTGCTGGGGGCGGCCCTGGCCAGCCTGGTGCTGGTGCGGCTGCCGGGCAATGTGCTGCAGCTGGCCATAGCGCTGTTCGTGCTCTACCTCTGCTGGGGGCCCAAGTTGCCCAAGAGGGTGCTGGGCAGGGCGGGCCTGGCCCTGGCGGCGGCCGGCACCGGCTTCGTGTCGTTGTTCGTGGGGGCCTCGGGGCCGCTGGTGGCGGCCTTCATCAAGGCCAGGAGCTCGGACAGGTTCCAGACGGTGGCCACCTTCGCTTGCGCCATGGTGGTGCAGCATGCCCCCAAGGCGCTGGTGTTCGGGTTGGCGGGTTTCGCCTTTCGGGACTGGTGGCCGCAGATCCTGGCCATGTTGCTGGCCGGGATCGCGGGCACCTGGCTCGGGCTCAGGACCCTGGGGCGTCTGTCCGAGGCGCGCTTTCACCTGCTGTTTCAGCTGGTGCTGACGGCGCTGGCGCTGGAACTGCTGTGGGAAGCAGCCAGCGGGCCATGA
- a CDS encoding AHH domain-containing protein — MTYPYKPLAAPVRPENPTPLELAIYQFEKRCAEYHSKERAQKVANLSPKEQAKFSENQRLEWEHLQNLKAALIAHDIATPAKQPLADYRQAVTNKTLTERLQEPHHPPKVLARNLEADGDPQPSPRYAPHHIIMGKGRYRKPLMSAARLNLHLHGVGINDSVNGVWLVHNRAESELWRTDNSTGEKPKHWATPDAPVHLPIHTYNYETWIYSQFGPRGIPKESFLRSLKTVKVQLKTGAYPQMIEERPSKDWDGKA, encoded by the coding sequence ATGACTTATCCCTACAAGCCGTTAGCGGCCCCGGTAAGGCCAGAGAACCCTACCCCGCTCGAACTCGCCATTTACCAGTTTGAAAAGAGATGCGCCGAGTACCACTCCAAGGAGCGGGCACAAAAAGTAGCCAATCTTTCACCAAAAGAACAAGCCAAGTTCAGCGAAAACCAACGATTGGAATGGGAGCATCTTCAGAACCTGAAAGCGGCCCTGATAGCTCACGACATAGCGACACCTGCTAAGCAGCCCTTGGCCGACTACCGCCAGGCAGTCACAAACAAAACGCTGACAGAGCGTCTCCAAGAGCCACATCACCCTCCAAAAGTACTTGCCAGAAACTTGGAAGCCGACGGCGACCCTCAGCCGAGCCCTCGATATGCACCGCATCACATCATTATGGGCAAAGGCCGGTACAGAAAACCTTTGATGTCCGCCGCCAGGCTTAATCTGCATTTACATGGTGTTGGTATCAACGACTCTGTAAATGGCGTTTGGCTAGTACACAACCGAGCAGAGTCAGAACTGTGGAGAACTGATAATTCCACCGGGGAAAAACCCAAGCACTGGGCAACACCAGATGCACCGGTCCACCTTCCGATCCATACCTACAACTACGAAACCTGGATTTACTCCCAGTTTGGACCAAGGGGAATACCTAAAGAGTCCTTCCTCAGATCTCTGAAGACAGTTAAAGTTCAATTGAAAACAGGTGCTTACCCACAGATGATAGAGGAACGCCCAAGCAAAGACTGGGATGGTAAAGCATGA
- the recQ gene encoding DNA helicase RecQ, which yields MSQAPAFVKSSDESPHAVLASVFGYDSFRPGQQEVVEAVIAGRDALVIMPTGGGKSLCYQVPALSRPGTAIVISPLISLMKDQVDQLLAMGVKAAYLNSALSRDQQLRVLNQLHHGELDLLYVAPERLMQPDFQQRLLEIPLSLFAVDEAHCISSWGHDFRPEYLILGQLKANFPAVPLMALTATADKATRQDILQRLNLDGPLEHLSSFDRPNIRYLVVEKFKPFNQLLQYIQGQKGQSGIIYAGSRKRVDDIAQKLRGQGFNAAAYHAGMSNDERQFVQEAFQKDEVDIVVATVAFGMGINKPDVRFVAHFDLPKNIESYYQETGRAGRDGLPAEAWMLFEPGDVARVRSLIELSENEAQQRVELSKLNAMAGFAEGLTCRRQVLLNYFGQYSGERCGNCDICLDPPQALDGTELAQKAMSCIYRTGQRFGLGHIVEVLRGAQTARIKELGHDKLSTWGIGKDQGHDYWVSIIRQLIHHGLVAQDITRHGALTLTEAARAVLKGERPLMLAVPRLVTRVKQSSRATDNSAADKVLFARLKKLRKQLADEFEVPPYVVFNDATLAEMASQFPTSDAELLAISGVGQTKLARYGEPFLGLITDHLNKG from the coding sequence ATGTCCCAAGCCCCCGCTTTTGTGAAGTCCTCCGATGAGTCGCCACACGCCGTGTTGGCGTCGGTTTTCGGCTACGACAGTTTCAGACCCGGCCAACAGGAGGTGGTTGAGGCCGTGATCGCCGGCCGCGACGCCCTGGTGATCATGCCCACAGGCGGCGGCAAGTCGCTGTGCTACCAGGTGCCGGCACTCAGCCGCCCCGGCACCGCCATCGTCATATCGCCGCTCATTTCCCTGATGAAAGACCAGGTGGACCAGCTGCTGGCCATGGGGGTCAAGGCGGCCTACCTGAACTCGGCCCTTTCCCGCGACCAGCAGCTGCGGGTGCTGAACCAGCTGCACCACGGCGAGCTGGATCTCCTGTACGTGGCGCCGGAGCGGCTGATGCAGCCGGACTTCCAGCAGCGGCTGCTGGAGATACCGCTCAGCCTCTTCGCCGTGGACGAGGCCCACTGCATCTCCTCCTGGGGCCACGACTTCCGGCCCGAGTACCTGATCCTGGGCCAGCTCAAGGCCAATTTCCCGGCCGTGCCGCTGATGGCCCTGACCGCCACCGCCGACAAGGCCACCCGCCAGGACATACTGCAACGCCTCAACCTGGACGGGCCCCTGGAGCACCTGTCCAGCTTCGACAGGCCCAACATCCGCTACCTGGTGGTGGAGAAGTTCAAGCCCTTCAACCAGTTGCTGCAATACATCCAGGGCCAGAAGGGCCAAAGCGGCATCATCTACGCCGGCTCGCGCAAAAGGGTGGACGACATCGCCCAGAAGCTGCGCGGCCAGGGCTTCAACGCCGCCGCCTACCACGCCGGCATGAGTAACGACGAGCGCCAGTTCGTGCAGGAGGCCTTCCAGAAGGACGAGGTGGACATCGTCGTCGCCACCGTCGCCTTCGGCATGGGCATCAACAAGCCGGACGTGCGCTTCGTGGCCCACTTCGACCTGCCCAAGAACATCGAGTCCTACTACCAGGAAACGGGCCGCGCCGGCCGTGACGGCCTGCCCGCCGAGGCCTGGATGCTGTTTGAACCGGGCGACGTGGCCAGGGTCAGGAGCCTGATCGAGCTGTCCGAAAACGAGGCCCAGCAACGGGTCGAGCTGTCCAAGCTCAACGCCATGGCCGGTTTCGCCGAGGGCCTGACCTGCCGCCGCCAGGTGCTGCTCAACTACTTCGGCCAGTACAGCGGCGAGCGCTGCGGCAACTGCGACATCTGCCTGGACCCGCCCCAGGCCCTGGACGGTACAGAGCTGGCCCAGAAGGCCATGAGCTGCATCTACCGCACCGGCCAGCGCTTTGGCCTGGGCCACATAGTGGAAGTGCTGCGCGGCGCCCAGACGGCCCGCATCAAGGAGCTGGGCCACGACAAGCTCAGCACCTGGGGCATCGGCAAGGATCAGGGCCACGACTACTGGGTCAGCATCATCCGCCAGCTGATCCACCACGGCCTGGTGGCCCAGGACATCACCCGCCACGGCGCCCTGACCCTCACCGAGGCGGCCAGGGCCGTGCTCAAGGGCGAGCGGCCCCTGATGCTGGCGGTGCCGCGCCTGGTGACCCGGGTCAAGCAGAGCAGCCGCGCCACCGACAACAGCGCCGCCGACAAGGTGCTCTTCGCCCGCCTCAAGAAGCTGCGCAAGCAGCTGGCAGACGAGTTCGAGGTGCCCCCCTACGTGGTCTTCAACGACGCCACCCTGGCGGAGATGGCCAGCCAGTTCCCCACCTCCGACGCCGAGTTGCTGGCGATCAGCGGGGTCGGCCAGACCAAACTGGCCCGCTACGGTGAACCTTTCCTGGGTTTAATAACGGATCACCTCAATAAGGGCTAA
- a CDS encoding tetratricopeptide repeat protein: MNKKASIIVFLLAVIGGVFFLSGGKKSPSMKEAEIAFRKAVSMQESVVPGDKRYDEFLSLLKESSDLHYPIAQFRYAEILLKGQGLKKDVPEALRLLNQSKEKEPRSKELLALIYLQEIGKGAVGRDTVKGIGLLTQSAAAGLMTSQYLLGTFYLHGENGLDKSTLQAYYWLRRAAEQGDKVSQLTLARLVGQGFEVPPDDKRSKAWECLANSQKGFDSFDLCKDG; this comes from the coding sequence ATGAATAAAAAGGCATCCATCATTGTTTTTCTTCTTGCTGTCATTGGAGGTGTTTTTTTCCTCAGTGGAGGAAAAAAATCACCCTCTATGAAAGAAGCAGAAATTGCATTCAGAAAAGCTGTCAGCATGCAGGAAAGCGTCGTGCCTGGAGATAAGCGATATGACGAGTTTTTAAGCTTGCTGAAAGAATCTTCTGATCTTCATTATCCTATCGCGCAATTCCGGTACGCAGAAATACTCTTGAAGGGACAGGGGCTCAAAAAGGATGTTCCCGAAGCATTGAGGTTGCTCAATCAGTCCAAAGAGAAGGAACCCAGAAGCAAAGAGCTGCTGGCTCTTATCTATCTGCAGGAAATAGGGAAAGGAGCTGTTGGAAGGGACACGGTCAAAGGGATCGGCCTGCTGACACAAAGCGCCGCTGCAGGTCTCATGACCTCCCAATACCTGCTGGGGACCTTCTACCTACACGGTGAAAATGGTCTCGATAAGAGTACCCTGCAAGCCTATTACTGGCTAAGAAGGGCGGCAGAACAGGGGGACAAGGTATCGCAGCTGACCTTGGCGCGCCTGGTTGGCCAAGGTTTCGAGGTTCCGCCCGATGACAAGCGCAGCAAAGCCTGGGAATGCCTGGCTAACAGTCAAAAGGGGTTTGATTCTTTTGATCTCTGCAAAGATGGCTGA
- a CDS encoding AbiV family abortive infection protein, translating to MKKGPHLAHKASLVVSDEYTGLHGREEYNAAVDHVSDLIRASYILFENGSFAPSLFLTITVFEEIAKIKSGHMRSWGESREKVRRGKDPLFNHGTKHKIAVDPIYLSGDRIANSIGHERAKEIFEKYESGDYSSLREESLYFSRNNDGLHIPARNIALRLAAEHLLIAIEIFCDEFWGMTAEASEVCDMTDSIYSEVENALKGS from the coding sequence GTGAAAAAGGGACCCCACTTAGCACATAAAGCCTCCCTGGTTGTATCAGATGAATACACCGGCTTGCATGGCCGTGAAGAATATAATGCTGCAGTTGACCACGTTTCCGACCTAATCCGAGCATCATATATATTGTTTGAAAACGGCAGCTTTGCTCCATCTCTTTTCTTAACCATCACAGTATTTGAAGAAATTGCTAAAATTAAATCTGGTCATATGCGCTCATGGGGAGAAAGTCGCGAAAAGGTACGGAGAGGAAAAGACCCACTTTTCAACCATGGCACAAAGCATAAGATTGCAGTTGACCCCATTTATTTAAGCGGCGACCGCATTGCGAATAGCATTGGCCATGAGCGAGCCAAAGAAATATTCGAAAAATATGAGTCTGGCGACTACTCATCCCTCAGGGAAGAGTCTCTTTATTTTTCGCGAAACAACGATGGCTTGCATATCCCAGCTCGCAACATAGCGCTCCGATTAGCTGCCGAACATTTACTGATTGCAATTGAGATATTTTGTGATGAGTTCTGGGGCATGACCGCCGAAGCATCAGAAGTTTGCGACATGACTGATTCGATATATTCGGAAGTCGAAAATGCACTTAAAGGCAGCTAA